One genomic window of Thermococcus sp. includes the following:
- the trmBL2 gene encoding HTH-type transcriptional regulator TrmBL2, producing MVKDRMVELLQEHFELNLYEARAYVALVGFGVLTPAELASVSEVPAPRTYDVLRSLEKKGFAISQPGKVNKYRPVHPENILEKFIEEWQERVKEELEAKKQAKEELLQLMKPLIETEIPKYGVERVWVVRGIRNATLKTKEMFEDVKEKILLADDGYIAINLENDLIKAIDNGAKAKIIVTEPVLKRIEGSKILDYAKKGKLELRVLDKFDLPMLICDDEVFFALEDMAARYFNYETQVWIKDFRIRDLFEAKFNEYWEKAKKV from the coding sequence ATGGTTAAGGACAGAATGGTGGAACTCCTTCAGGAACACTTCGAGTTGAACCTCTACGAGGCCAGGGCGTATGTGGCTCTAGTCGGCTTTGGCGTTCTTACTCCAGCTGAGCTTGCCAGCGTTTCTGAAGTTCCTGCACCGAGGACTTACGACGTCCTCAGGAGCCTCGAAAAGAAGGGCTTCGCCATAAGCCAGCCGGGTAAGGTCAACAAGTACAGGCCAGTTCACCCAGAGAACATCCTCGAGAAGTTCATCGAGGAGTGGCAGGAGCGCGTTAAGGAAGAGCTTGAGGCCAAGAAACAGGCCAAGGAGGAGCTTCTCCAGCTCATGAAGCCCCTCATTGAGACCGAGATTCCGAAATACGGCGTTGAGCGCGTCTGGGTCGTCCGCGGAATCAGGAACGCCACGTTGAAGACTAAGGAGATGTTTGAGGACGTGAAGGAGAAGATTCTCTTAGCTGACGATGGTTACATTGCAATCAACCTTGAAAACGACCTCATTAAGGCCATTGACAACGGCGCTAAGGCCAAGATAATCGTCACTGAACCCGTCCTCAAGAGGATTGAGGGCTCAAAGATTCTCGACTACGCCAAGAAGGGCAAGCTTGAATTAAGGGTTCTCGACAAGTTCGACCTCCCGATGCTCATCTGCGACGATGAAGTCTTCTTTGCCCTTGAGGATATGGCGGCTCGTTACTTCAACTACGAGACCCAGGTCTGGATTAAGGACTTCAGGATAAGGGACCTCTTTGAGGCCAAGTTCAACGAGTACTGGGAGAAGGCTAAGAAGGTCTGA